One part of the Tunicatimonas pelagia genome encodes these proteins:
- a CDS encoding PAS domain-containing protein, giving the protein MPESYHLLLPNEKFSLQKFVLGGFGFGLLFPVGAIIADILLHSLPLTVASVVHVHQINPIHFVVDSAPFVLSATAYVIGRLIRSQEQTARKHLVGSEKKLYQVLRHNPDAIFLVRISDFQIEQYNSMALRLCGIDSKGDWDTYAPRFFASLNGSLSILTQLTSEGDTFSTEEVLTTAKGQIIWGQVSLYTFSMHEHTYQLIRIADITPMKQRELELETIKQELQQRGEELQLANEEITVINENLEQIVEERTNLLHQRNNQLAKYAFLNAHKIRGPLARVLGSSYALEYAKNEGERQKFIHSVAKSAQELDTVIHKMAETLTVTNDQQREEIINTIEEETTTSSEDSNRLYAK; this is encoded by the coding sequence ATGCCAGAGAGTTACCATCTTCTTCTTCCTAACGAAAAATTCTCTTTGCAAAAATTTGTGTTAGGCGGATTTGGCTTTGGTTTACTCTTTCCGGTTGGGGCTATTATTGCCGATATCTTACTGCATAGCCTTCCGCTAACTGTTGCTTCAGTTGTACATGTTCATCAGATCAACCCCATTCACTTTGTAGTAGACTCCGCCCCCTTCGTCCTATCGGCTACTGCTTATGTAATTGGCCGATTGATCCGATCTCAGGAACAGACTGCCCGAAAGCATCTGGTCGGTAGTGAGAAAAAGCTTTACCAGGTGCTGCGCCATAATCCTGATGCCATTTTTTTGGTTCGTATCAGCGACTTTCAGATTGAGCAGTACAATAGCATGGCTTTGCGGCTATGCGGTATTGATTCAAAAGGTGATTGGGATACCTACGCGCCCCGGTTTTTCGCTTCGCTAAATGGGTCGCTCTCTATCTTGACGCAACTCACATCAGAAGGAGATACTTTTTCTACGGAAGAAGTACTAACCACTGCTAAGGGGCAAATAATTTGGGGGCAAGTATCACTATATACCTTTTCTATGCATGAACATACTTACCAACTTATCAGAATTGCTGATATCACCCCCATGAAGCAACGGGAGCTAGAACTAGAGACTATCAAACAAGAACTACAACAGCGCGGCGAAGAACTTCAACTAGCTAACGAGGAGATAACCGTAATCAACGAGAATCTAGAGCAAATTGTAGAAGAACGAACCAACCTCCTCCACCAGCGGAACAACCAACTAGCGAAGTATGCCTTTTTGAACGCCCATAAAATACGTGGTCCACTGGCTCGGGTATTAGGTTCTTCTTACGCGCTGGAGTATGCCAAAAATGAAGGGGAGCGCCAGAAATTTATTCACTCAGTGGCAAAGTCAGCGCAGGAGTTAGATACGGTTATTCATAAGATGGCGGAAACACTTACGGTCACTAATGACCAACAAAGAGAGGAGATTATCAACACCATTGAAGAAGAAACCACTACTAGTAGCGAAGATAGTAATAGGTTGTACGCCAAATGA
- a CDS encoding VOC family protein, with translation MMYPGFNTTKLAESKEFYTQHFGFEVIFEDDWFILLKKGDYELGFMLPELSQQNVLFQPTFGGGSWLAFQTDDAHRKYQRLQQAGVPIVAEIKDEVWGDRHFAIKDPSGIGVDIYQRIQPTR, from the coding sequence ATGATGTATCCCGGATTTAACACCACCAAATTGGCCGAAAGTAAGGAGTTCTACACCCAGCACTTTGGCTTTGAAGTCATCTTTGAAGATGATTGGTTCATCTTACTGAAGAAAGGCGATTACGAATTAGGATTTATGCTACCGGAGTTGTCCCAGCAAAACGTATTGTTTCAACCGACTTTTGGGGGTGGTAGCTGGCTGGCTTTTCAAACTGACGATGCTCACCGGAAATACCAACGGCTCCAGCAGGCGGGGGTGCCTATTGTTGCTGAAATTAAAGATGAAGTTTGGGGCGACCGTCACTTTGCTATTAAAGACCCTAGCGGTATCGGAGTAGATATTTATCAGCGCATTCAACCCACCAGGTAA
- a CDS encoding gliding motility-associated C-terminal domain-containing protein, with translation MRAQPIFRLIILGLLYSPSLLATHIRAGEITAQLLSCQQFTYRFTLTGYEDTGSGVELGDGNGELYFGFGDPVPVSKEAFDRQIIMVGEEEVRISTYVFEYTFPAGGTYVVSYRERNRNELILNMSNSIGTAFYIETEIVIDPLFCNSTPVLDSQPVDGAVIGRTFTHNPSAYDPDGDSLSYRMVIPQQDRDEEVFNYSFPDVYDRERGTNPNPLQQDGSTPVFLELDALTGLLTWNAPGNLGEYNVAFVVEEWRKIEGEWFRLGYVTRDMQIIVEDGVNFPPEVQVPQDLCVVAGESLSLPVSARDPDGNQLVFEGFGEPFSQRDQPAVLSPSLTELSTPAEVMFSWTPQCQQVRQRPYQVNIKVTDVPSVPPPLVTYDQWNITVLGPPVENLQARLQDEEVLLRWDRYFCANQAESVQLYRRIGSYPLPDDPCYTGLPEEAGYTLVRTLAPDLVSVQDGRSGDLSPGVTYCYRVVATFPDGSVSVASEEVCVTTPSQAPFITNVSVEATDAADGRITVRWTEPLGEAADLFSAPYSYTLLRGTDVSSPLAVVAEQLTATTYEDQGLNTENNTYYYQVVGFDAEGNIIDTSAVASSVRLAAAAQPAQIEINWQASVPWNNQTPDYPYHYIFRGTANNEALVLLDSVSVTADGFSYTDTTVEASDGEKITYCYRVLTQGRYDASLPIDAPLLNYSQRICVSPFDSVPPCAIATLKLVGDTLDCATQLAGKPCNYADWSNTIAWQVQRESCAADIAGVNVYFASTDTLGLEEYQLVASQVTDTFYVDGPLPMPVGCYRVRVVDQSGNESAWSEPVCQDNCPFFALPNIFTPNEDGVNEYFETLKEPFCPRFVQRVQLYVFNRWGKEVHFYDSGGQPNREVSLRKFWDGRTVEGRRVSPGIYFYRAEVYFSELQPIPRTYKGWVQVMYEDVGTN, from the coding sequence ATGCGCGCTCAACCTATTTTTCGGCTGATAATACTTGGTCTACTTTATTCCCCTTCGCTACTGGCTACGCACATCCGGGCGGGAGAAATTACCGCTCAACTACTCTCTTGCCAGCAATTTACCTATCGCTTTACCCTCACAGGTTACGAAGACACTGGATCGGGTGTAGAACTGGGCGATGGAAATGGTGAGCTATACTTTGGGTTTGGCGACCCGGTACCAGTTTCCAAGGAAGCGTTTGACCGTCAGATAATTATGGTAGGAGAAGAGGAAGTCCGTATTAGCACTTATGTTTTTGAGTATACCTTCCCAGCGGGAGGTACTTACGTGGTTAGTTATCGTGAGCGGAACCGGAACGAACTTATTCTAAATATGTCTAATTCAATAGGAACGGCTTTCTACATTGAAACCGAAATTGTGATTGACCCGCTGTTCTGCAATAGCACCCCAGTGTTAGACAGTCAACCCGTAGACGGAGCGGTGATTGGTCGTACGTTTACCCATAACCCTAGTGCGTATGATCCTGACGGCGATAGCTTATCGTACCGGATGGTGATTCCGCAGCAAGACCGCGATGAAGAAGTATTTAATTACTCCTTTCCGGATGTTTATGATCGGGAACGAGGTACCAACCCCAACCCATTGCAGCAAGATGGGAGCACCCCGGTTTTTCTGGAATTAGATGCCTTAACCGGACTATTAACCTGGAATGCGCCGGGTAACTTGGGTGAATACAATGTAGCCTTTGTTGTAGAAGAATGGCGGAAGATAGAAGGAGAATGGTTTCGGCTGGGCTACGTTACCCGCGACATGCAAATTATTGTAGAGGATGGAGTCAACTTTCCGCCCGAGGTGCAAGTGCCTCAAGACCTGTGTGTGGTGGCGGGAGAATCACTCTCACTACCGGTCTCGGCTCGCGACCCAGATGGTAATCAACTTGTGTTTGAAGGATTTGGTGAGCCGTTTAGCCAAAGAGATCAACCGGCAGTACTATCACCTAGTCTAACCGAACTGTCCACTCCAGCCGAAGTAATGTTTAGCTGGACACCCCAGTGCCAACAGGTTCGTCAGCGTCCGTACCAAGTTAATATTAAAGTTACGGATGTTCCTTCGGTACCACCTCCGTTGGTTACCTACGATCAGTGGAACATCACCGTGTTAGGCCCACCCGTAGAAAACCTGCAAGCTCGCCTCCAGGATGAAGAAGTGCTACTTCGCTGGGATCGCTACTTCTGCGCCAATCAAGCTGAGTCAGTTCAGCTATACCGTCGTATCGGTTCATATCCTCTGCCGGACGATCCCTGTTATACGGGTCTACCCGAAGAAGCAGGCTATACACTAGTAAGGACGTTAGCTCCTGATTTGGTTAGTGTACAGGATGGTCGTTCGGGCGATTTATCACCGGGAGTAACGTACTGCTATCGGGTAGTAGCCACCTTCCCCGATGGTAGCGTCAGCGTTGCTTCCGAGGAAGTCTGCGTAACTACTCCTTCTCAGGCTCCTTTTATTACCAATGTAAGTGTAGAAGCCACCGATGCAGCCGATGGACGAATTACAGTGCGCTGGACCGAACCACTGGGTGAAGCGGCCGATTTGTTTTCAGCTCCCTACTCCTACACCTTGCTGCGAGGTACCGATGTCTCTTCGCCTTTAGCGGTAGTAGCCGAACAGTTGACAGCAACGACTTACGAAGATCAGGGGTTGAATACCGAAAATAATACCTATTACTATCAGGTAGTGGGCTTTGATGCCGAAGGAAATATAATTGATACCTCCGCAGTAGCTTCCTCAGTACGCTTGGCGGCGGCTGCTCAGCCCGCGCAGATTGAAATCAATTGGCAAGCGAGTGTTCCGTGGAACAACCAAACCCCTGATTATCCCTATCACTACATCTTCCGAGGCACGGCTAATAATGAAGCCTTGGTGCTACTCGATAGTGTGTCCGTTACCGCCGATGGCTTCTCTTATACCGATACTACAGTGGAAGCGTCTGACGGAGAGAAAATAACGTACTGCTATCGGGTATTAACTCAAGGAAGGTACGATGCTTCTTTACCGATTGATGCCCCATTGCTTAACTACTCCCAGCGTATTTGTGTATCCCCCTTTGACTCGGTTCCACCTTGTGCAATAGCCACTCTTAAATTGGTTGGTGATACACTAGATTGTGCAACCCAGCTGGCAGGTAAACCCTGTAATTATGCCGACTGGAGCAATACGATTGCTTGGCAGGTGCAGCGGGAGAGTTGTGCGGCTGATATTGCGGGCGTAAATGTATACTTCGCTTCTACTGATACGCTAGGGTTAGAAGAGTATCAACTCGTTGCCTCTCAGGTAACTGACACCTTTTACGTAGATGGACCACTTCCTATGCCTGTTGGGTGCTATCGGGTACGAGTAGTTGACCAATCGGGTAACGAAAGCGCGTGGTCAGAGCCGGTCTGTCAAGATAACTGTCCATTTTTTGCGCTTCCTAATATCTTCACGCCTAATGAGGACGGGGTGAACGAATACTTTGAGACACTGAAAGAGCCGTTTTGTCCCCGCTTCGTCCAGCGAGTACAGTTGTACGTATTTAATCGTTGGGGAAAAGAAGTGCACTTTTACGATAGTGGTGGGCAACCAAACCGCGAGGTGAGCCTTCGCAAATTCTGGGACGGGCGAACCGTGGAAGGTCGAAGGGTTTCACCTGGAATCTATTTCTACCGGGCTGAAGTTTACTTTTCAGAGCTACAACCTATCCCGCGTACGTACAAAGGTTGGGTGCAGGTAATGTACGAGGATGTAGGGACGAATTGA
- a CDS encoding helix-turn-helix transcriptional regulator codes for MNRIDRLTAILIQLQSQRITRAQDIANRFAISLRTVYRDIRALEEAGVPIGSEAGVGYFLADGYRLPPIQFTPEEARALLIAGKFASQFTDVSVQKQHENALYKIKAVLKEEHQEMLDDLESKVTVLNPPNRNTETEMSPTDVHLEKIQQALLNREVVEMDYFSPGSGQFTRRGIEPIGMVYYGDAWHIIAHCQLRQDYRDFRLDRMSKLDITGQRYHLRDRLSLEQYLNRQSQTTDAVLTKIHFHSSVLRFIEQDRYRYGFMQEKTTDDGAENWFLVTEIEYFARWLLMYSTGVTVISPDHLRYTMQKLAQELIQHYSG; via the coding sequence ATGAATCGTATTGACCGCCTCACGGCTATTCTCATCCAGCTACAAAGCCAACGCATTACACGAGCGCAAGACATTGCCAATCGCTTCGCTATTAGTCTGCGTACGGTATACCGGGATATTCGCGCGCTGGAAGAAGCAGGCGTACCTATCGGTTCCGAAGCAGGAGTAGGCTACTTTTTGGCGGATGGCTATCGCCTTCCTCCGATACAGTTTACTCCTGAAGAAGCTCGGGCATTGTTAATAGCCGGAAAATTTGCGAGTCAGTTTACGGATGTATCCGTTCAAAAGCAACACGAAAATGCGCTCTACAAAATCAAGGCTGTGCTGAAAGAAGAGCACCAAGAAATGCTCGATGATCTGGAAAGCAAGGTCACCGTACTTAACCCACCCAACCGCAATACTGAAACTGAAATGAGCCCAACTGATGTGCATCTGGAGAAAATTCAACAAGCCCTACTCAACCGGGAGGTGGTAGAAATGGATTATTTTTCGCCCGGTAGCGGTCAGTTTACTCGGCGAGGCATTGAACCAATTGGTATGGTATACTACGGCGATGCTTGGCATATCATTGCTCACTGCCAGCTTCGGCAAGACTATCGCGATTTTCGCCTCGACCGGATGAGTAAGTTAGACATCACCGGTCAGCGTTATCATTTGCGCGACCGTCTTAGTCTGGAACAATACCTAAACCGACAAAGCCAAACCACGGATGCCGTGCTGACAAAAATTCACTTTCACTCTTCAGTTCTCCGATTCATTGAGCAAGACCGCTATCGCTACGGATTTATGCAAGAAAAAACTACTGACGATGGTGCCGAAAATTGGTTTCTGGTTACGGAAATAGAATATTTTGCTCGCTGGCTACTGATGTACAGCACCGGCGTAACGGTTATCTCCCCCGATCATCTGCGCTATACAATGCAAAAACTCGCGCAAGAGCTAATTCAGCATTATAGTGGATAA
- a CDS encoding DUF6434 domain-containing protein → MKRPAFEDVKTGEEFNRWYWLKGEMVEICKHSNLPTHGRKFDLRDRIMYALDNNGAVKEEPREKKATSKFNWAKAELTPQTLITDNISFGPNFRKFMKSQIGNKFSCHSDFMDWVKANEGKTLKYAVEKWYVLEARKDDPKFSREIADNNMFNQYTRDFLNDNAGKTLKDAKRYWQLKKQLPTKDGFVRYERTDLAL, encoded by the coding sequence ATGAAACGGCCCGCGTTTGAGGATGTAAAAACAGGCGAAGAATTTAACCGTTGGTACTGGCTAAAAGGGGAAATGGTAGAAATATGTAAGCATTCTAACCTACCAACCCACGGTCGGAAGTTTGACTTGCGCGATAGAATAATGTACGCGTTGGATAACAACGGTGCTGTTAAAGAAGAACCCAGGGAAAAGAAGGCAACATCAAAATTCAATTGGGCCAAGGCCGAGCTTACCCCTCAAACGCTGATTACCGATAACATTTCTTTCGGCCCCAATTTTAGAAAGTTTATGAAAAGCCAGATCGGAAACAAGTTTTCTTGCCATAGCGATTTTATGGATTGGGTAAAGGCCAATGAAGGCAAGACCTTGAAGTATGCAGTTGAAAAATGGTATGTACTAGAAGCCAGAAAGGATGATCCGAAATTCAGCCGAGAAATAGCTGATAACAATATGTTCAACCAGTATACTCGCGACTTCTTGAATGATAATGCGGGCAAAACACTAAAAGATGCCAAAAGATACTGGCAACTGAAAAAACAGCTTCCCACAAAAGACGGGTTCGTAAGATACGAACGAACAGATTTAGCGCTTTGA
- a CDS encoding Na/Pi cotransporter family protein, producing MTSADTSLDWLSMVMGLIAGLVLFIFAVTQLSDAVKTIANDKIRIWLARFTTNRFSGVLTGTAATAVVGSSSVTIIMVIALVNAGLLTFVESLGVVMGSNIGTTLSSQLIAFDVDEYAPIGLLVGLLLQSLGRSARWRSIGRIVFTLGLIFFALGLMGEAMNPLKDYPPFLETLKDLENPWLGVLVGAVATVLIQSSSATMGIVITLASQGMMTLPAGVAVMLGAEIGTCADTLIATIGRDRAAIRTGIFHLAFNMATVIGGVLMVDGIIQAAEWMSDGASLERKVANAHLIFNVGGVVVFIGLAGTAAKVLQWLVPDKRKKLTSV from the coding sequence ATGACATCTGCTGATACTTCGCTTGACTGGCTCTCAATGGTGATGGGGCTAATTGCTGGCCTGGTTCTCTTTATTTTTGCTGTTACTCAACTTTCCGATGCGGTAAAGACTATTGCTAATGATAAAATTCGGATTTGGTTAGCTCGTTTCACTACCAACCGTTTCAGCGGAGTGCTCACCGGAACAGCAGCGACTGCGGTGGTTGGTTCTTCTTCGGTAACCATCATTATGGTAATTGCACTGGTGAACGCTGGTTTACTAACTTTTGTAGAATCCCTAGGAGTGGTGATGGGTTCAAATATTGGCACTACTCTTTCTAGCCAGTTAATTGCGTTTGACGTAGACGAGTACGCTCCGATCGGGTTGCTAGTGGGCTTACTACTACAATCACTGGGGCGTTCGGCTCGCTGGAGGAGTATCGGAAGAATTGTCTTTACACTGGGGCTTATCTTTTTCGCTTTAGGACTGATGGGAGAAGCGATGAACCCTCTGAAGGACTATCCCCCCTTTCTGGAAACACTAAAGGATTTGGAGAATCCTTGGTTGGGTGTGTTGGTCGGGGCTGTAGCTACGGTGCTTATCCAATCTTCATCGGCTACTATGGGAATTGTCATTACGTTAGCCAGTCAGGGCATGATGACACTGCCGGCGGGAGTAGCTGTTATGCTGGGAGCCGAAATCGGAACCTGTGCCGACACCCTGATTGCCACTATTGGGCGCGACCGGGCTGCTATTCGTACGGGTATCTTTCATCTGGCGTTTAACATGGCTACTGTAATTGGTGGAGTGCTGATGGTTGACGGAATTATTCAGGCCGCTGAGTGGATGTCGGACGGGGCTAGTTTGGAGCGTAAAGTAGCCAATGCTCACCTCATCTTCAACGTAGGTGGAGTAGTGGTCTTTATTGGGCTCGCTGGAACCGCCGCAAAAGTTCTTCAGTGGTTGGTTCCTGATAAGAGAAAGAAGCTAACTTCGGTGTAA
- a CDS encoding M14 family zinc carboxypeptidase: MIKWLLLTLIIFMSSSDLFAQILPVPATAYQHHDRYRESSITHRRFKHSDLEPLILNLRGNSLFRVTPLGKSIEGRTIYDVSFGTGETTVLLWSQMHGDETTATMAGLDLFNFFAQSDELDPLREQILAKLNIHFVPMLNPDGAEQFQRQNALDIDLNRDALRLQSPESQMLKRLRDSLQADFGFNLHDQSIYYTAGTSPKPATISFLAPAYNYEKEVNEVRNRALQLIVLLDDAIQAFIPGQVGRYNDDFEPRAFGDNMQKWGTSTVLIESGGYTDDPEKQQIRKINFVLLLTGLHAIAKQTYAKAAVNNYFEIPENERYLYDLIIRNVQREMNGQPYTIDVGINRVEVDRAGHRDFYHLSRIQYIGDLSTYHGYQELDGDGWAVVPGQVYPKVQKDFQAVAELKAERLLKRGYTTVQVKDMKSDEHLRSTLLLDVISKGAELEPEILLGRRANFVLKKRKRVKFAVVNGVLVEL, from the coding sequence ATGATAAAATGGCTACTGCTTACACTGATTATTTTTATGTCATCGAGTGACTTATTCGCTCAGATTTTGCCGGTGCCTGCCACTGCTTATCAGCATCACGACCGATACCGCGAATCAAGCATTACCCATCGTCGCTTTAAGCACAGCGATCTGGAACCACTAATACTGAATTTACGCGGTAACTCGCTATTTAGGGTTACTCCGCTCGGAAAATCAATTGAGGGGAGAACGATCTACGATGTTTCTTTCGGAACTGGAGAAACAACAGTATTGCTTTGGTCGCAGATGCACGGCGATGAGACCACCGCGACAATGGCCGGACTGGATTTATTCAACTTCTTTGCCCAAAGTGATGAGCTTGATCCACTACGAGAACAAATTCTGGCGAAGTTGAATATCCATTTTGTGCCGATGCTTAATCCTGATGGTGCCGAGCAGTTTCAGCGGCAAAATGCCCTGGACATTGATCTGAACCGGGATGCCCTCCGACTACAGTCGCCCGAATCTCAGATGTTGAAACGGCTGCGCGATAGCCTCCAAGCGGACTTTGGTTTTAACTTGCACGATCAAAGTATCTACTACACCGCCGGAACCAGCCCTAAGCCCGCTACTATTTCTTTTTTGGCTCCCGCCTACAATTACGAAAAAGAAGTTAATGAAGTACGGAACCGGGCACTACAGCTTATCGTGTTGCTAGATGACGCTATTCAAGCATTCATTCCTGGGCAAGTAGGTCGCTACAATGATGATTTTGAACCTCGGGCCTTTGGCGATAATATGCAAAAGTGGGGTACCAGTACAGTACTGATTGAGTCAGGTGGGTACACAGACGACCCGGAGAAGCAGCAAATTCGGAAGATCAATTTTGTGTTACTTCTAACCGGATTGCACGCTATTGCTAAACAAACCTACGCAAAGGCAGCAGTGAATAATTATTTTGAGATTCCCGAAAACGAGCGATACCTGTACGATCTGATTATCAGAAATGTACAGCGAGAAATGAATGGTCAGCCATACACCATTGACGTAGGAATTAATAGAGTTGAGGTAGATCGGGCGGGTCATCGGGATTTTTATCATCTCAGTCGTATTCAGTATATCGGCGACCTTTCTACTTACCACGGATATCAGGAATTGGATGGAGATGGTTGGGCCGTGGTACCGGGTCAAGTATACCCGAAAGTTCAGAAAGATTTTCAGGCAGTAGCCGAACTTAAAGCGGAGCGATTGCTGAAACGGGGCTATACCACGGTACAAGTAAAAGACATGAAAAGCGATGAACATCTCCGGTCTACTTTACTGCTAGACGTGATTTCAAAAGGAGCAGAATTAGAACCGGAGATACTATTGGGCCGACGAGCTAATTTCGTGCTGAAGAAGCGAAAAAGAGTAAAATTTGCGGTAGTAAACGGAGTTTTGGTTGAACTTTAG
- a CDS encoding GNAT family N-acetyltransferase, producing the protein MNITIKETKGIKKKDILSLYEANEWSSAQKPDALYNALMNSDTLVSAWDGNILVGIGNAITDGHLVVYYPHLLVLPNYQGRGVGKKIMEVFRERYASFHQQILVADGQAINFYEQCGFESAGETRAMWIYQGSEH; encoded by the coding sequence ATGAATATCACGATAAAAGAAACCAAAGGAATAAAGAAGAAGGATATACTTTCTCTCTACGAAGCGAATGAGTGGTCGTCGGCTCAGAAGCCGGATGCCCTCTACAATGCGCTGATGAATTCGGATACTTTAGTATCGGCCTGGGACGGAAATATCCTGGTTGGCATCGGTAATGCTATTACGGACGGTCATTTGGTAGTGTATTATCCACACTTGCTAGTACTACCGAATTACCAAGGGCGAGGGGTTGGTAAAAAAATAATGGAAGTGTTTCGGGAAAGATACGCTAGCTTTCATCAGCAAATTTTGGTAGCTGATGGACAAGCCATTAACTTTTATGAGCAGTGTGGTTTTGAGTCGGCCGGAGAAACCCGTGCCATGTGGATCTACCAAGGTAGCGAACATTAA